In Thermosinus carboxydivorans Nor1, a genomic segment contains:
- a CDS encoding carbon-nitrogen family hydrolase produces MKVALLQMDIVLGDVEANRQKALAMLEQGAKAGAKLFVLPELWTTGYVLDQLLKIGEPDGGPTVKMLQQFAKDNGVEIVGGSIAEIRDGKVYNTIYVIDSAGEVVGKYSKIHLVPMMDEEKYLTPGDRQGLFDLSFGKAGGIVCYDLRFTELTRALALKGAEVLFIPAEWPAIRGRHWLILSQARAIENQMFVVAVNRVGRDHNNTFFGHSLVVSPWGEVLAEGSETEEQVIIADIDLGMVPEIRRKVPVFADRRPQYY; encoded by the coding sequence ATGAAAGTTGCGCTGCTGCAAATGGATATCGTCCTGGGCGACGTTGAGGCCAACCGCCAAAAGGCGCTGGCCATGCTTGAGCAAGGCGCTAAGGCCGGCGCCAAATTGTTCGTACTGCCCGAACTGTGGACAACAGGCTATGTGCTTGACCAACTGCTGAAAATTGGCGAGCCTGACGGCGGGCCTACCGTCAAGATGCTGCAGCAGTTTGCCAAAGACAATGGCGTAGAAATTGTCGGCGGCTCAATCGCTGAAATCCGCGACGGCAAGGTGTACAACACCATCTACGTTATTGACAGCGCCGGCGAAGTGGTTGGTAAATACAGTAAAATTCACCTTGTGCCGATGATGGATGAGGAAAAGTATTTGACGCCTGGCGACCGGCAGGGCCTATTTGATCTCAGCTTTGGCAAGGCCGGTGGCATTGTCTGCTATGACCTTCGGTTCACCGAACTGACGCGCGCTCTGGCGCTGAAAGGGGCCGAGGTGCTATTCATACCGGCCGAATGGCCGGCGATCCGCGGCCGGCACTGGCTTATTCTGAGCCAAGCCCGGGCCATTGAAAATCAAATGTTTGTCGTTGCCGTCAACCGGGTAGGCCGCGATCACAACAACACGTTCTTCGGACATTCCTTGGTTGTGAGTCCCTGGGGTGAGGTGCTGGCCGAGGGGTCGGAAACTGAAGAACAGGTGATCATCGCCGATATTGATCTGGGGATGGTGCCGGAAATCCGCCGGAAAGTGCCGGTGTTTGCTGACCGGCGTCCACAGTATTATTGA
- the dcuS gene encoding DcuS/MalK family sensor histidine kinase, which translates to MVKPVLTLQTKIILLVWTVVAVALFITNMLITRHITYTIETGMGENAINIARLVARSPTIVGGLTGSIAESNIQSLAEAMRQAANVEFIVVLDMNGIRKSHPNPQQIGQHVVGGDESRALRGEEYISIAEGTLGHSLRAFTPVFAPDGRQVGAVVVGILLNSVQQAVQQSKNLVYIATALGLAIGVIGAMLLARSIKKTLFGLEPSAIAKLLEERSAMLQSVHEGIIAVDTNGNITLVNNEALRLLARAGIHGNPLGQSVEEYIPNTKLKDVLRSGQADLGQEQNINGVIILTNRVPVIVNGQIVGAIATFRDKSEVHRLAEELTGVRNYVEALRSQAHEFMNKLHVILGMVRLGCYDQLAAYINQIAHQQQAEVNFVGARIRDHVMAGFLLSKLSRARELGVEMTITATSYLPEPADDNVIHELVTITGNLIDNAFDAVAFAQRKNVSISFDYDAGAELLSITVTDTGKGIAPEYLDKIFAKGFSTKSEDRGLGLALVQRSLDRLGGRVDVETEPGKGARFIARIPYKRAEGVNDDQSAYRGG; encoded by the coding sequence ATGGTAAAACCGGTTTTAACTCTGCAGACGAAAATAATACTTCTTGTCTGGACGGTCGTGGCGGTGGCGCTATTCATTACCAACATGCTGATTACGCGGCATATTACTTACACTATTGAGACCGGAATGGGTGAGAACGCGATAAATATCGCCCGGCTTGTTGCTCGCTCGCCGACGATAGTTGGCGGTCTGACCGGCAGCATAGCCGAAAGCAACATCCAAAGTTTGGCCGAGGCAATGCGGCAGGCAGCTAATGTCGAGTTTATCGTCGTACTTGATATGAATGGCATTCGCAAATCGCATCCCAACCCACAACAAATTGGCCAGCATGTTGTCGGGGGCGATGAAAGCCGGGCGTTGCGAGGCGAGGAATACATATCGATAGCGGAAGGCACGCTAGGCCATTCGCTCCGGGCGTTTACCCCAGTCTTTGCGCCTGATGGTCGGCAGGTAGGAGCCGTAGTAGTGGGAATATTGCTGAATAGTGTCCAGCAGGCAGTCCAGCAGAGTAAAAACCTTGTTTATATTGCGACGGCTCTGGGCTTAGCAATTGGTGTTATCGGCGCCATGCTACTTGCCAGGAGCATTAAAAAAACGTTGTTTGGACTGGAACCGTCAGCCATTGCTAAGCTGCTCGAAGAGCGCAGCGCTATGCTGCAGTCGGTGCACGAGGGGATTATCGCTGTTGACACCAACGGTAACATAACTCTTGTTAATAATGAAGCGTTGCGTTTGCTTGCGCGCGCTGGCATCCACGGAAATCCATTGGGACAATCTGTCGAAGAATATATACCGAATACTAAACTAAAGGATGTCCTTCGGTCAGGCCAGGCGGACCTCGGCCAGGAACAAAATATCAATGGAGTTATCATTTTGACCAATCGTGTCCCGGTAATTGTTAATGGCCAGATTGTCGGCGCAATCGCCACCTTCCGCGATAAGAGCGAAGTACATCGTTTGGCGGAAGAACTTACAGGTGTTCGCAATTATGTGGAGGCCCTCCGGTCGCAAGCGCATGAATTCATGAACAAGCTGCATGTCATCTTAGGCATGGTCAGGCTGGGATGTTACGACCAGTTGGCTGCTTATATAAATCAGATTGCTCACCAGCAGCAGGCCGAAGTGAATTTTGTAGGCGCGCGTATCCGCGACCATGTTATGGCCGGATTTTTGTTAAGCAAGCTCAGCCGGGCCCGGGAACTTGGCGTCGAAATGACTATTACCGCAACCAGTTATTTACCGGAGCCTGCCGATGATAATGTTATTCATGAATTGGTGACTATAACGGGCAACCTTATTGATAATGCTTTTGACGCTGTGGCTTTCGCCCAGCGAAAAAATGTCAGCATAAGCTTTGATTATGATGCTGGTGCGGAACTGTTAAGCATCACGGTAACCGATACTGGGAAGGGAATTGCGCCTGAATATCTGGATAAAATTTTTGCTAAAGGCTTTTCCACCAAATCAGAGGACAGAGGGCTAGGCCTTGCCCTTGTCCAGCGCAGCCTTGACAGGCTGGGGGGACGAGTTGACGTAGAGACCGAACCGGGAAAGGGGGCGCGGTTTATTGCGCGAATACCATATAAAAGGGCAGAGGGGGTAAACGATGATCAGAGTGCTTATCGTGGAGGATGA
- the citD gene encoding citrate lyase acyl carrier protein: protein MGRIMRSAQAGTLESNDIMITVTPGAPGSGTVIELESIVLLQYGEAIRQTLAAVVAETGIDDIYIKAVDRGALDCTIRARMLAALARAGAVLKEDMA from the coding sequence ATGGGACGAATTATGCGCTCGGCCCAGGCTGGTACCCTGGAATCCAATGATATCATGATTACGGTGACTCCCGGCGCGCCTGGCAGCGGGACGGTTATCGAACTGGAAAGCATTGTCCTGCTTCAGTACGGCGAGGCTATTCGTCAAACGCTTGCCGCTGTAGTAGCAGAAACGGGCATCGACGATATATACATCAAAGCCGTTGACCGGGGAGCTCTCGATTGTACCATCCGCGCCCGGATGCTTGCAGCCTTGGCGCGTGCCGGCGCGGTGCTGAAGGAGGATATGGCGTAA
- a CDS encoding HpcH/HpaI aldolase/citrate lyase family protein, with product MELRRTMLFIPGNNPGMLQNGGVFGADAVILDLEDAVAPQEKDAARLLVAQALRFVDYGASETVVRINTLDTFGRQDIKTIVPCQPDALLVPKVQCAEDIHAVVAVVAAAERPGQKPVKLIALIETPRGLAEAQAIAAADERVAALAFGAEDYTAAIGAQRTKESQEILTARMLLVNAAAAAGVQAIDTPYTDVNDESGLRQDAAFAKQLGFKGKLVINPRQIDVIHSVFNPSDREIGWAQRVIKAIRQAEAEGSGVASLDGKMVDAPIVSRAERILHLARLLGLDKEVQA from the coding sequence ATGGAACTGAGAAGAACCATGTTGTTCATTCCTGGCAATAACCCCGGCATGCTGCAAAATGGCGGGGTTTTTGGCGCTGACGCGGTCATCCTGGACTTAGAGGATGCAGTGGCGCCCCAGGAAAAAGATGCAGCCCGGTTGCTGGTAGCCCAAGCCCTGCGGTTTGTGGATTATGGCGCTAGCGAGACGGTGGTGCGCATTAATACCCTGGATACTTTCGGGCGGCAGGACATTAAAACAATCGTTCCTTGCCAGCCGGACGCCTTATTGGTGCCCAAGGTACAATGCGCCGAAGACATTCATGCCGTTGTCGCCGTGGTGGCGGCAGCCGAGCGCCCCGGGCAGAAGCCGGTCAAGCTGATAGCCTTAATCGAAACGCCCCGTGGACTGGCTGAAGCGCAGGCGATAGCCGCGGCTGACGAGCGGGTAGCCGCTCTGGCGTTTGGTGCCGAGGATTATACTGCTGCTATTGGGGCGCAGCGCACCAAAGAAAGCCAGGAAATCCTCACGGCCCGCATGCTGCTAGTCAATGCCGCCGCAGCCGCCGGGGTGCAGGCCATTGATACACCTTACACTGATGTCAATGACGAAAGCGGCTTAAGGCAAGATGCTGCGTTTGCCAAACAACTCGGGTTCAAGGGCAAGCTGGTTATCAATCCTCGCCAGATTGACGTTATTCATAGTGTATTTAACCCCAGTGACCGGGAGATTGGCTGGGCGCAGCGCGTTATTAAGGCAATCCGTCAGGCGGAAGCTGAAGGTTCAGGAGTTGCTTCCCTGGATGGCAAAATGGTGGATGCTCCTATCGTCAGCCGGGCGGAGCGTATTCTCCACCTGGCGCGTCTACTGGGGCTTGATAAGGAGGTACAAGCATGA
- a CDS encoding FAD-binding oxidoreductase: MITNEIKEKLRAIVGAENVLDSNIDRFGYSYDSSFVPLVPANNPDVVVRPLTTEEVSKVMALANEHGIPVTPRGAASGRTGGSIPLAGGISLSLDRMTKILEFDEKNMMVTVEPGVRTVDLYNFCADKGLFYPPDPASWKFSTIGGNVAENAGGMRAVKYGVTSNYVMGLEVVLADGTVIQTGGKAIKNVTGYNLTQLFTGSEGTLGIITKVLLRLIPMPKVRNTLQLMFYSLDDACATIHKMLQSGVVPAAAELMDKMSIQAVARHRKLDIDPAIEACVIIEIDGDSKEDLDKQAKQIETIARGFNVAEVRIAQSKQEEEDIWAIRRGLSSAVGAMAPNRLGEDISVPRNEFPEMVRRIRKISEKYNLPIAVYGHAGDGNLHPSVLCDLSNPEEAERVHKAVDEIFAEALAVGGTLSGEHGIGITKRPYTLSALGEGGIRTLKAIKQALDPKGILNPGKIW; this comes from the coding sequence ATGATAACCAATGAAATTAAAGAAAAACTTCGCGCTATCGTCGGCGCTGAAAACGTACTCGATTCCAATATCGACCGTTTTGGCTATTCTTATGATTCGTCTTTTGTTCCGCTCGTGCCTGCCAACAATCCCGACGTTGTCGTTCGTCCCCTTACGACGGAGGAAGTGTCGAAAGTAATGGCTCTTGCCAACGAGCATGGCATTCCGGTAACGCCGCGGGGAGCGGCCAGCGGTCGCACCGGCGGCAGTATTCCCCTGGCCGGCGGTATCTCCTTATCCCTTGACCGGATGACCAAGATTTTGGAATTTGATGAGAAGAACATGATGGTCACTGTTGAGCCGGGGGTGCGGACGGTTGACCTGTACAATTTCTGTGCGGACAAAGGCTTATTCTATCCGCCTGACCCGGCAAGCTGGAAGTTTTCCACCATCGGCGGCAATGTGGCCGAAAATGCCGGCGGCATGCGGGCCGTTAAGTATGGTGTCACCAGCAATTATGTGATGGGCCTGGAAGTGGTGCTGGCCGATGGTACGGTTATTCAAACCGGCGGTAAGGCCATTAAGAACGTAACCGGCTATAATCTTACCCAACTGTTCACCGGCTCGGAAGGCACGCTTGGCATCATCACCAAGGTGCTGCTCCGCCTTATCCCCATGCCCAAGGTGCGCAACACGCTTCAGCTCATGTTTTATTCCCTTGATGACGCCTGCGCCACCATTCACAAAATGCTGCAGTCTGGCGTCGTGCCGGCAGCGGCGGAACTGATGGATAAAATGAGTATTCAGGCGGTGGCCCGTCATCGCAAGCTCGATATAGATCCGGCCATCGAGGCCTGCGTTATCATCGAAATCGACGGCGACAGCAAGGAAGACCTTGATAAACAAGCCAAGCAGATCGAGACGATTGCCCGCGGTTTTAATGTCGCGGAAGTACGCATCGCGCAATCGAAGCAGGAAGAGGAAGACATCTGGGCGATTCGCCGCGGCCTAAGTTCGGCGGTAGGAGCAATGGCGCCCAACCGGCTGGGCGAGGACATTTCGGTGCCGCGCAACGAATTCCCCGAAATGGTCCGCCGCATCCGCAAAATCTCGGAAAAATACAATCTGCCCATCGCTGTTTACGGCCATGCCGGCGACGGTAACTTGCACCCGTCGGTCTTGTGCGACCTGTCCAATCCCGAGGAGGCCGAACGGGTTCACAAGGCGGTTGACGAAATTTTTGCCGAAGCCCTGGCTGTCGGCGGTACGCTGTCAGGCGAACATGGCATCGGCATTACCAAACGGCCTTATACCCTGAGTGCCCTGGGTGAAGGGGGCATCAGGACGCTCAAGGCGATTAAACAGGCCCTCGACCCGAAAGGTATCTTAAATCCAGGAAAAATTTGGTAA
- a CDS encoding (Fe-S)-binding protein — translation MSNIDKRDLLQQVSGIVSQCDRCGTCLTVCPLFGVKDIEASSARGKNNIARALVQGGFEPTPDVLEAMNFCLLCRTCVENCPSKVKTDEAMMAIRQYFADKSGASVKYKALGTMLKHRTLVKMSAGAIGVIRKVGLNRLVPFGMAPSQFTREQYLANFAGPAALGGPAPQSSVSLPANAKVAYFYGCGMRMMFPEAAKETVAILRTLSEPKLVDNVCCGLPHLAHGLRGDFLELAKENIRLFEDVDVVVSDCASCSGMLKHIAAYFADDPEWKDRAAAFSRKIMGLSEYLVKVGYQPRQRTNVKITFHEPCHLGRGQGIKKQPRQLLTAAADYVEMPGADTCCGGAGSFHIDYPDIANAILDKKRANIEKTGAQIVVTECPVCLVQMTKAAEKSAGKFRAMHISQVL, via the coding sequence ATGAGCAATATTGATAAACGCGACCTTTTGCAGCAAGTGAGCGGTATCGTCAGCCAGTGCGACCGCTGCGGCACTTGCCTTACAGTCTGTCCGCTGTTTGGTGTAAAAGATATTGAAGCGTCCAGCGCCCGCGGCAAAAACAATATCGCCCGCGCCCTTGTGCAGGGCGGTTTTGAGCCCACGCCTGACGTGCTGGAAGCCATGAATTTTTGTTTGCTCTGCCGCACCTGCGTCGAAAACTGCCCGAGCAAGGTGAAAACCGATGAGGCGATGATGGCTATTCGGCAATATTTTGCCGATAAGTCCGGCGCCAGCGTAAAGTATAAAGCCCTTGGTACTATGCTGAAACACCGGACGTTAGTCAAAATGTCGGCAGGCGCCATTGGCGTGATACGCAAAGTGGGGTTAAACCGCCTCGTTCCCTTCGGCATGGCGCCAAGTCAGTTTACCCGCGAGCAGTATCTTGCCAACTTCGCCGGCCCGGCCGCCCTCGGCGGCCCGGCGCCCCAGTCGTCCGTAAGCCTCCCGGCGAATGCTAAGGTAGCCTATTTTTACGGCTGCGGCATGCGCATGATGTTTCCCGAGGCGGCCAAGGAGACGGTGGCGATTTTGCGCACGTTGTCCGAACCGAAACTGGTGGACAATGTGTGCTGCGGCTTGCCACACCTGGCCCACGGCTTGCGCGGCGATTTTTTGGAACTGGCCAAAGAAAACATTCGCCTGTTTGAAGACGTCGATGTGGTGGTCAGTGACTGTGCCAGCTGTAGCGGCATGCTCAAACATATTGCTGCCTATTTTGCCGATGATCCGGAGTGGAAAGACCGGGCGGCCGCGTTCAGTCGCAAGATCATGGGTCTCAGCGAATATTTGGTGAAAGTCGGTTATCAGCCCCGGCAACGCACTAATGTGAAAATTACCTTCCACGAACCGTGCCATCTCGGTCGCGGCCAGGGAATCAAAAAGCAGCCGCGCCAGCTGCTCACTGCGGCGGCGGATTACGTCGAAATGCCCGGTGCCGATACATGCTGCGGCGGCGCCGGATCCTTCCACATTGATTATCCTGATATTGCGAACGCAATTCTCGACAAGAAAAGAGCCAATATCGAAAAAACGGGCGCCCAAATCGTCGTTACCGAATGTCCCGTCTGCCTAGTACAGATGACTAAGGCGGCTGAGAAAAGCGCGGGCAAGTTCCGGGCGATGCACATCAGCCAGGTGCTTTAA
- a CDS encoding response regulator translates to MIRVLIVEDDPMVAELNRRYLAQVDGFELAAVARTGDEALTLLKEQKVDLVLLDIFMPGMNGLEFLAKIRAANERVDVILVTAARDCRSIQTALNHGAVDYLIKPFEFERLQQALQAYRQRVKLMRSEAALNQQDLDEQIFYRGKAVQPDLPKGLDRNTLGVVWEAIMQTDGPFTTDEMAKTVGISRVSMRKYLEFLRSQAVLKVELDYGSVGRPTNKYRCINRQAKFSK, encoded by the coding sequence ATGATCAGAGTGCTTATCGTGGAGGATGACCCGATGGTTGCTGAGCTTAACCGGCGGTATTTGGCCCAGGTCGACGGTTTCGAACTGGCCGCTGTGGCCAGGACAGGTGATGAGGCATTGACGCTGCTAAAGGAACAAAAGGTCGATCTGGTGTTGTTGGATATTTTTATGCCGGGGATGAACGGACTTGAATTTCTTGCGAAAATTCGCGCTGCGAATGAAAGGGTAGATGTTATTCTTGTCACGGCCGCCCGGGATTGTCGCAGCATCCAGACCGCTCTAAACCATGGGGCAGTTGATTATTTGATTAAACCGTTTGAATTTGAACGTCTGCAGCAGGCGCTGCAAGCCTACCGGCAGCGGGTTAAACTGATGCGTAGCGAAGCGGCTTTGAACCAGCAAGACCTAGACGAGCAAATATTTTACCGGGGCAAAGCGGTGCAGCCGGATTTGCCAAAAGGACTGGACCGCAATACTTTAGGGGTTGTATGGGAGGCCATTATGCAAACCGATGGTCCCTTCACTACCGACGAAATGGCGAAAACAGTCGGCATCTCACGGGTGTCTATGCGTAAATACCTTGAATTTCTAAGAAGTCAGGCGGTGCTAAAAGTGGAATTGGACTATGGATCTGTCGGACGCCCGACTAATAAGTACCGTTGTATAAACAGACAGGCGAAATTCAGCAAATAA
- a CDS encoding zinc ribbon domain-containing protein — MATLLPKETSKTCPKCGNVSRYNRKTQGWFKCIKCGYQSDADRVGALNIAAKAPNALGA, encoded by the coding sequence ATTGCAACACTACTGCCCAAAGAGACTTCCAAGACTTGTCCGAAGTGCGGGAATGTTTCCCGCTACAACCGCAAAACGCAGGGTTGGTTCAAATGTATCAAATGTGGCTACCAATCCGATGCGGACAGAGTTGGTGCCTTAAACATTGCCGCCAAAGCGCCCAATGCTCTTGGGGCATGA
- the citF gene encoding citrate lyase subunit alpha has translation MINAIGREIPDLVEGYGAVKPFAGAFHTVPDMKRHAPRVKAVRPGENKVLSSLEEVFRRIGIKDGMTLSFHHHFRNGDGVVNMVLATAAKLGLKDLKIALSSVFPVHAPLVDHIKHGVVTGLDTNYISGPVAQAISRGILARPVILRTHGGRARAIECGQLKIDVAFIAAPAADDFGNINGVEGPAACGSLGYAFPDAEYADYVVAVTDHLVEYPLSPVSIPQTRVDYVVKVDCIGDPKGIVSGTTRITKDPVGLKIANTAARVIEAAGLIKEGFSFQTGAGGASLATAHFVRQMMERAGITGSFALGGITGYMVDMLEKGLFKKIIDVQGFDLEAVRSIATNPNHLEVSASFYASPFNAGCAVNKLDAVILGATEIDTDFNVNVVTGSDGVIMGGSGGHSDAAAGAKVTIVVANLLRGRLPIIVDKVLTATTPGETIDVLVTERGVAVNPRRGDLREQLVAAGLPVKEIHELKALAEKIAGIPAKAPAGGRVIAVVEYRDGTIIDVVRQR, from the coding sequence ATGATCAACGCAATCGGGCGCGAAATTCCCGATCTTGTTGAAGGATATGGCGCAGTGAAGCCGTTTGCCGGGGCATTTCATACTGTGCCGGACATGAAGCGCCATGCTCCACGGGTGAAGGCGGTGCGACCGGGAGAAAACAAGGTGCTAAGCAGTCTGGAGGAGGTCTTTCGGCGCATCGGCATCAAGGACGGCATGACCTTGTCATTTCACCATCATTTCCGCAATGGCGACGGTGTTGTCAACATGGTGCTGGCTACAGCGGCCAAACTGGGCCTGAAAGATTTGAAGATAGCATTAAGCTCGGTATTTCCAGTACACGCGCCGCTCGTTGATCATATCAAACACGGGGTGGTTACCGGGTTGGACACCAATTATATATCGGGGCCGGTAGCCCAGGCCATATCAAGGGGGATTTTGGCCCGGCCAGTTATTTTGCGCACCCATGGTGGGCGGGCGCGGGCCATTGAATGCGGTCAACTCAAAATCGACGTGGCTTTTATTGCCGCACCGGCTGCCGACGATTTCGGCAATATTAACGGTGTAGAAGGACCAGCGGCGTGCGGCTCGCTGGGTTACGCCTTCCCGGATGCCGAATACGCCGATTACGTTGTCGCCGTAACCGACCATCTGGTAGAATATCCTTTGTCGCCTGTATCCATTCCTCAGACACGGGTAGACTATGTAGTCAAGGTTGACTGTATTGGTGACCCCAAAGGAATTGTCTCCGGGACTACTCGTATTACCAAAGACCCGGTAGGACTAAAAATTGCCAATACTGCCGCAAGAGTCATTGAAGCGGCGGGGCTTATTAAAGAAGGGTTTTCATTTCAGACCGGAGCGGGAGGGGCGTCGTTAGCGACAGCTCACTTTGTCCGGCAGATGATGGAAAGGGCCGGCATTACCGGCAGTTTCGCTCTGGGCGGTATTACCGGCTATATGGTGGATATGCTGGAAAAGGGGTTATTTAAAAAGATTATCGACGTTCAGGGATTTGATCTCGAGGCCGTCCGGTCCATTGCGACCAACCCTAACCATCTGGAAGTTAGCGCCAGTTTCTATGCCAGTCCGTTCAACGCCGGCTGCGCCGTAAACAAGTTGGATGCGGTCATCCTGGGGGCCACGGAAATTGATACCGACTTTAATGTCAATGTCGTCACCGGCTCGGACGGCGTAATCATGGGCGGTTCAGGCGGTCACAGCGACGCTGCCGCCGGCGCTAAGGTGACTATTGTTGTCGCCAACTTGCTCCGGGGGCGCCTGCCTATTATTGTCGATAAGGTGCTGACGGCCACGACTCCTGGGGAGACTATCGATGTACTGGTGACCGAGCGGGGCGTGGCGGTAAACCCGCGGCGCGGCGACTTGAGAGAACAGCTCGTTGCCGCAGGTTTGCCGGTCAAGGAGATTCACGAGTTAAAGGCGCTCGCGGAAAAAATTGCCGGGATCCCGGCGAAAGCGCCTGCCGGCGGACGAGTAATAGCTGTTGTGGAATACCGTGATGGCACGATTATTGACGTTGTACGCCAGCGTTAA
- a CDS encoding 2-hydroxycarboxylate transporter family protein: MKSEAVPTVSNGTTNRLINIKVGPIPLPLYLIMAAIIYVASVYGKLPADMIGGIAVMMVMGILLGDIGMRVPVLKDIGGPAILSIFIPSIMVFYNLINPAALKAITAFMKGSNFLYLYIACLVTGSILGMQRIVLIQGFLRMFVPLLVGTIASIAAGTLVGTLTGLGAHRSFFYVVIPIISGGVGEGILPLSMAYSEILQQSHEKFIPQLIPAAMLGNIVAIMAAGYLKRLGDRKPHLSGNGLLVKTGQDEFLRAAQTTEKPVDFSLMGAGLLLACTFYIFGIVANKFIGIPAPIIMIFSAAIVKAIGIMPAKMEQGAYHTYRFIASSLTWALLVGVGVLYTPWKDVIAAITPAYVATVVATVLAMVASGFYVGKYMNMYPIEAAVVTGCHSGLGGTGDVAILSSANRMELMPFAQVSTRIGGACMVVTAAILLRMWH, encoded by the coding sequence ATGAAATCCGAAGCAGTACCAACTGTTTCGAACGGTACAACCAATCGCCTAATTAACATCAAAGTAGGTCCAATTCCCCTGCCGCTTTATCTCATCATGGCGGCCATCATTTATGTCGCATCGGTTTACGGGAAACTGCCGGCGGATATGATTGGCGGTATTGCGGTCATGATGGTCATGGGGATACTGCTTGGCGACATCGGCATGCGGGTACCCGTACTGAAGGACATTGGCGGCCCAGCAATTTTATCTATTTTCATTCCTTCTATCATGGTCTTTTACAATTTGATTAATCCGGCGGCGCTGAAAGCCATCACCGCTTTCATGAAAGGTTCGAACTTCTTGTATTTGTATATTGCCTGCCTGGTGACGGGCAGTATCCTGGGCATGCAGCGGATAGTGCTTATTCAGGGCTTTTTGCGCATGTTTGTTCCGCTCTTAGTCGGTACTATCGCCAGTATAGCCGCCGGCACGCTGGTCGGTACCCTTACCGGGCTTGGCGCACACCGTTCATTCTTTTATGTCGTTATTCCAATTATTTCCGGAGGTGTCGGTGAAGGTATTTTGCCACTGTCAATGGCCTATTCCGAGATTTTGCAGCAATCCCATGAAAAATTCATTCCCCAGCTCATCCCGGCCGCGATGCTTGGCAATATTGTGGCGATTATGGCGGCGGGATATCTTAAACGTTTAGGCGACAGAAAACCGCACTTGAGCGGCAACGGGCTACTAGTAAAAACCGGTCAGGACGAATTTTTGCGGGCTGCTCAGACGACAGAAAAACCGGTGGATTTCTCCCTGATGGGGGCCGGTCTGCTATTGGCTTGCACTTTCTATATATTTGGCATAGTCGCCAATAAATTTATTGGCATTCCGGCGCCAATCATCATGATTTTTTCAGCCGCTATTGTAAAGGCCATCGGCATTATGCCCGCCAAAATGGAACAAGGGGCATATCATACTTACCGCTTCATTGCTTCCAGTTTAACGTGGGCGTTGCTAGTAGGGGTAGGTGTGCTCTATACGCCGTGGAAAGACGTGATTGCCGCTATTACGCCAGCCTATGTGGCGACCGTGGTTGCCACCGTTTTGGCGATGGTCGCGTCAGGCTTCTACGTAGGCAAATATATGAACATGTACCCGATTGAAGCGGCAGTGGTTACGGGCTGTCATAGCGGGCTCGGCGGTACCGGCGATGTAGCTATCCTGTCCTCTGCCAACCGGATGGAACTGATGCCGTTTGCCCAGGTATCGACCCGTATTGGCGGAGCATGTATGGTTGTTACGGCCGCAATACTTTTGCGAATGTGGCATTAG